The Mustelus asterias chromosome 23, sMusAst1.hap1.1, whole genome shotgun sequence genome window below encodes:
- the drc3 gene encoding dynein regulatory complex subunit 3: MSQLYKTIEPSVIDDEMLEEAVKKQGPSGRAGQISQLEGIDFKDVHSLQLDYRNILKIDNLWRFKTLTKLQLDNNVIEKIEGLDTLINLVWLDLSFNNIEIIEGLDKLVKLEDLSLFSNRIANFENMDTLVNLQIFSIGKNHISKLETIIYLRRFKKLRTVNLAGNPICEDERYSMYIPAYLPNLMYLDFRLMDKTTKEMALGMHRSAVANLVYQEEQIFKNLEKIKLQEEELALHKAAYVEYLNGPGLFNTMFSEDHEAPKILMLPGVSEFVEIYKAEFTNICQKLFDYGLKGFDTREKELEHFLECLQEAIEDNQQKGVKIIKEFEEMNKEQFSELQHVTDSEILESLITNFRVEIEQLWSKLMNLEMQLVDQLEETARDFERNISEIVSTYVENVQALIAQCRELENRHNENMLEIAMSSYDKMGKNEGEEEMPEDLRALFVDKDTVINTVNASHDFHLLKIDNQEDKMVTRANGWVADMIEKLHTDEINRNRKRILEINIYVSHWRDELDFLELQEGT, from the exons ATGAGCCAGCTGTATAAAACAATTGAGCCCAGTGTTATTGATGATGAAATGCTTGAAGAGGCAGTAAAGAAACAGGGACCATCAGGAAGGGCTGGACAGATATCCCAGTTGGAAGGAATTGATTTCAAAGATGTACACAGTCTTCAGCTTGATTACCGAA ATATATTGAAGATTGACAATCTGTGGCGGTTCAAAACACTGACCAAACTCCAGTTAGACAATAATGTAATTGAAAAAATTGAGGGACTGGACACGCTGATCAACCTGGTGTGGCTAG aTTTGTCCTTTAATAACATCGAGATAATTGAAGGCCTGGATAAACTGGTTAAGCTGGAAGACCTCAGTCTGTTCAGTAACAGAATTGCCAATTTTGAAAACATGGATACATTAGTAAACCTGCAAATCTTCTCTATTGGGAAAAATCACATCAGTAAGCTGGAAACT ATTATCTACCTAAGGAGATTTAAGAAGCTGCGCACAGTGAACCTGGCTGGCAATCCTATCTGTGAAGATGAGCGCTATAGTATGTACATTCCTGCCTACCTGCCTAATCTGATGTACTTGGACTTCAGGTTGATGGATAAGACGACA AAAGAAATGGCTTTGGGAATGCATCGTAGTGCTGTTGCGAATTTGGTGTACCAAGAAGAGCAGATATTTAAAAACCTTGAGAAGATTAAGTTGCAAGAAGAAGAACTGGCTTTACACAAG GCTGCCTATGTAGAATATCTGAATGGACCTGGTCTGTTTAACACTATGTTTTCAGAAGATCACGAAGCACCAAAGATTTTAATGTTACCTGGAGTGTCAGAATTTGTGGAAAT ATATAAGGCTGAGTTCACGAACATTTGCCAGAAGCTCTTTGACTATGGTCTCAAAGGGTTTGACACACGTGAGAAGGAACTGGAACATTTTTTGGAATGCCTGCAAGAAGCAATTGAAGATAACCAGCAAAAAGGAGTAAAAATCATCAAGGAATTTGAGGAGATGAACAAAGAG CAATTCAGTGAATTACAACATGTTACTGATTCTGAAATTCTGGAGAGTTTGATCACGAACTTCAGGGTAGAGATTGAACAGCTATGGAGCAAACTAATGAACCTAGAGATGCAACTGGTTGACCAGCTGGAG GAAACAGCAAGGGATTTTGAACGAAATATTTCAGAAATTGTTTCAACTTATGTTGAAAATGTACAAGCTCT AATAGCTCAGTGTCGAGAGCTGGAGAACCGTCATAATGAGAATATGTTGGAAATTGCTATGAGTAGTTATGACAAGATGGGAAAGAATGAAGGGGAAGAGGAAATGCCAGAAGATCTCCGAGCA CTTTTTGTAGATAAAGATACAGTCATCAATACAGTTAATGCATCTCATGACTTTCACCTACTTAAAATTGACAACCAAGAAGACAAGATGGTGACGAGGGCAAATGGCTGGGTTGCAGATATGATAGAGAAG